Proteins from one Paenibacillus amylolyticus genomic window:
- a CDS encoding DUF1801 domain-containing protein, translating into MPESNHYSVLVDEYISEFAPDVQVRLQALRQIIRESAPNAEEKISYKMPTYAQHGNLVHFAAYQHHIGFYPAPSGILAFKEELSRYKGAKGSVQFPLDQPLPEDLIRRIVEFRVKENVEIALEKKRKKEAQK; encoded by the coding sequence ATGCCTGAGAGTAACCATTATTCTGTGCTGGTAGATGAATATATCTCGGAGTTTGCACCCGATGTACAGGTCAGATTACAGGCGTTAAGACAGATTATTCGCGAGTCGGCTCCGAATGCCGAAGAGAAGATCAGTTACAAGATGCCCACGTATGCACAGCATGGGAATCTGGTTCATTTTGCCGCATATCAGCATCATATTGGCTTTTACCCTGCTCCCAGTGGCATTCTGGCATTTAAGGAGGAACTCTCCAGGTATAAAGGCGCCAAGGGATCTGTGCAGTTTCCGCTGGATCAGCCATTGCCGGAGGATCTCATTCGCCGGATTGTGGAGTTTCGGGTAAAAGAAAATGTGGAGATTGCACTGGAAAAGAAACGCAAAAAGGAAGCACAGAAGTAA
- a CDS encoding SprT family zinc-dependent metalloprotease has protein sequence MLIIELNNHSINCHIEYGKRKKVSITMDLPYMVTIKAPNGTSEEMIRQFVEQHGDVILQKSALMQRALEGPQAKEYEEEGKGKFLLFGKEHALHELIPVEGLTEEELRANLKKFYFAECKRMIGERIGRYQQELKVKPKSIEIVDSPTKWGSCSWDKKLTFNYRLAMAPLEVIDYVIIHELCHIHHMNHDRSFWRRIGSIMPDYKTKEDYLMRNGRAMTL, from the coding sequence ATGCTAATTATAGAATTAAATAATCACAGTATTAACTGTCATATTGAATACGGCAAACGCAAGAAAGTTTCCATCACGATGGATTTGCCTTACATGGTAACAATCAAAGCACCCAATGGCACCAGTGAAGAGATGATCCGGCAATTTGTGGAGCAGCATGGGGATGTGATTTTGCAGAAATCCGCGCTGATGCAGCGCGCGCTGGAAGGTCCTCAGGCCAAGGAATATGAAGAGGAAGGCAAAGGGAAGTTTTTGCTTTTTGGCAAGGAGCACGCACTGCATGAATTAATCCCAGTAGAGGGTCTGACAGAAGAAGAGCTGCGAGCGAATCTGAAGAAGTTTTATTTTGCCGAGTGTAAACGCATGATTGGAGAGCGCATCGGTCGTTATCAGCAGGAGTTGAAGGTGAAGCCGAAGTCGATAGAGATCGTAGATTCTCCCACGAAGTGGGGCAGTTGCAGCTGGGACAAAAAGCTTACGTTCAATTATCGCCTGGCGATGGCGCCACTGGAAGTGATTGATTATGTCATCATTCATGAACTTTGCCATATTCACCACATGAATCATGATCGCTCCTTCTGGCGGCGTATTGGCAGTATTATGCCGGATTACAAAACAAAAGAAGATTACCTGATGCGAAATGGACGGGCCATGACGCTGTAA
- a CDS encoding GNAT family N-acetyltransferase, translating to MTHTTDTEHKTIEELSLNHWQPLSTLLYDGWVLRFAKGYTKRANSVQPIHYSTLDVHEKIEECERIYASNQLSTIFKITPFVQPDHLDQLLQDKRYAIVDLTRIQTRSLDNIKEPVHQAVQIDEQLTTAWLDHFCRLNKVNDLQRETTELMLNNIRTKAGFISLMMDGQVVACGFGVIERGYIGLFDIITDANFRNQGLAEQLILHLLHWAKKNGATSSYLQVVANNAPALKLYAKLGYSEIYSYWYRVKEWSES from the coding sequence ATGACGCATACAACGGATACAGAACACAAAACCATTGAAGAGCTCTCCCTTAACCACTGGCAGCCCTTGTCTACCTTACTATATGATGGCTGGGTACTGCGTTTTGCCAAAGGATATACCAAACGTGCCAACTCCGTTCAACCTATCCACTACTCGACGCTGGATGTGCATGAAAAGATTGAGGAATGTGAGCGCATCTATGCTTCCAATCAGTTAAGTACCATATTTAAAATCACGCCGTTTGTTCAGCCAGATCATCTCGACCAGCTTTTGCAAGACAAAAGGTATGCTATTGTGGATCTGACCCGTATTCAGACTCGGAGTCTGGATAATATTAAAGAACCTGTGCACCAAGCTGTACAGATTGACGAACAGTTGACCACAGCGTGGCTGGATCACTTTTGCCGATTGAACAAGGTGAATGATCTGCAACGGGAAACGACGGAACTTATGTTGAACAATATTCGCACAAAGGCAGGTTTCATCTCGCTGATGATGGACGGCCAAGTCGTCGCTTGTGGATTTGGTGTCATCGAACGTGGCTATATTGGATTATTTGACATCATTACAGACGCTAATTTTCGGAATCAGGGACTTGCTGAACAGTTGATTCTTCACCTCCTGCATTGGGCCAAAAAGAATGGTGCTACGTCCAGTTATCTGCAAGTTGTTGCGAATAATGCACCTGCATTAAAGCTCTACGCCAAGCTGGGTTATTCGGAGATCTATAGTTATTGGTATCGAGTTAAAGAATGGAGTGAGTCCTGA
- a CDS encoding ester cyclase — protein sequence MTAEQIVRSFFEEVRSGRNPDYASSVMAEQVLAHQVISEEEVTVTRTPSDYADHVREMIEAYGEFSLEIQELLTQGDKVYVRWRQTGTHVGDVDGYTPTNLPVIEIASAVYRVANERIAEYWIQIDRLGIEKQLERNRS from the coding sequence ATGACAGCAGAACAGATTGTCAGATCCTTTTTTGAAGAGGTTCGATCAGGCCGGAATCCGGATTATGCAAGCAGTGTAATGGCGGAACAGGTACTGGCCCATCAAGTGATATCCGAAGAAGAGGTCACGGTGACCCGAACGCCTTCCGATTATGCGGATCATGTGCGGGAGATGATCGAAGCTTACGGGGAGTTTTCACTTGAAATCCAGGAGTTGCTGACACAAGGGGATAAAGTGTACGTGCGCTGGAGACAAACCGGCACCCATGTCGGAGACGTGGACGGATATACCCCAACGAACTTGCCAGTAATTGAAATTGCGAGTGCGGTATACCGGGTGGCAAACGAACGTATTGCAGAATATTGGATTCAGATCGACAGGTTGGGCATTGAGAAACAATTGGAACGGAATCGGAGCTGA
- a CDS encoding SDR family oxidoreductase, with protein MANQDQHTMQDPTTQYPKATPEWKQQQDEPGLQREMTPVPDAGEKSYKGSGRLTGRKAVVTGADSGIGRAAAIAFAREGADVVLAYLPEEEADAQEVVKLIEEAGRKAITMPGDLKDEKYCEELIESAVKELGGIDILANVAGKQQFVEQIADLTTEQFDATFKTNVYSMFWLCKAAVKHMKPGSSIINTSSIQAYKPSPILLDYATTKAAINTFSKALAQQVGSKGIRVNVVAPGPVWTPLQVVGGQPVEKLAEFGSNTPLGRAGQPAEMAPAFVFLASQESSYVSGETLNANGGTVSP; from the coding sequence ATGGCTAATCAAGACCAGCACACCATGCAAGATCCAACGACGCAATATCCGAAGGCTACACCGGAGTGGAAACAGCAACAGGATGAGCCGGGACTTCAGCGTGAGATGACTCCTGTTCCTGATGCGGGTGAGAAAAGTTATAAAGGCAGCGGACGTTTAACAGGCCGCAAAGCGGTTGTGACCGGAGCCGATAGCGGAATTGGCCGTGCGGCAGCGATTGCGTTTGCCCGGGAAGGTGCAGATGTCGTTCTGGCATATTTGCCGGAAGAGGAAGCAGATGCGCAGGAAGTTGTGAAGCTGATCGAGGAAGCCGGGCGCAAAGCCATCACGATGCCAGGTGACCTGAAGGATGAAAAATACTGTGAAGAGCTCATTGAATCTGCGGTAAAAGAGCTTGGCGGGATTGATATCCTTGCTAACGTGGCAGGTAAACAGCAGTTTGTGGAGCAGATTGCAGATCTGACTACCGAGCAATTCGATGCAACGTTCAAAACAAATGTCTATTCCATGTTCTGGCTCTGCAAAGCAGCTGTGAAACACATGAAACCGGGCAGCTCCATTATCAACACATCATCGATTCAGGCATACAAACCTTCGCCAATCCTGCTGGATTATGCGACAACGAAGGCCGCGATTAACACGTTCAGCAAAGCGCTCGCCCAACAGGTGGGGAGCAAAGGAATTCGTGTCAATGTGGTTGCACCGGGACCGGTATGGACACCACTGCAAGTCGTGGGTGGACAACCCGTTGAGAAATTGGCTGAGTTTGGTTCCAACACACCGCTGGGTCGTGCAGGACAGCCTGCCGAGATGGCGCCGGCATTTGTGTTCCTGGCTAGCCAGGAATCCAGCTATGTGAGCGGTGAAACATTGAATGCGAATGGCGGTACGGTTAGTCCGTAA
- a CDS encoding DUF6713 family protein: protein MHFFFEKHPHNEFKNGFSRSFIYPMGIIALIHLIFLII from the coding sequence TTGCACTTCTTTTTCGAGAAGCACCCTCACAATGAATTTAAAAATGGATTCTCCAGATCATTCATATATCCTATGGGAATAATTGCTTTAATTCATTTGATATTCCTAATCATCTAA
- a CDS encoding DUF4003 family protein: MQQPHAERVKLFVSNTQIIKKSFKWQHGMIHRLAALLYAAENKVADAEAIRQSQELIKQNTKLFSAFRGNSAVSVATMLSLTTDENTKLADTLHVYDLMKEIKFRTSDYLVIAAYQIATQVSPDQFQPTVERAKSFYDGMKAQHRFLTGQDDYIFAAMLALSDLDVHTGVARMEQLYGELKPEFSSRNSVQALTHILVLGEDTPDAGTRVIALNEAFRQRDLRMDKTYTLPSLGLLSLLPSDRDTLVAEVAETNDWLRTQKGFGAWSIDKQELLLFSSALIAIQYVENLRNGMLTTAISTSITNIIIAQQAAMTAAAAASAAAASSSSSN, translated from the coding sequence ATGCAACAACCTCATGCAGAACGAGTTAAATTATTCGTTTCCAACACTCAGATCATCAAGAAGTCGTTCAAATGGCAACATGGAATGATTCACCGTCTGGCCGCCTTGCTCTATGCAGCGGAGAATAAAGTTGCTGATGCAGAAGCTATTCGCCAAAGCCAAGAGTTGATCAAACAAAACACAAAACTTTTCTCTGCATTCAGAGGTAATTCTGCTGTTAGCGTTGCTACCATGCTCTCCCTTACAACGGATGAGAACACAAAGCTGGCAGATACCCTGCATGTCTATGATCTGATGAAAGAGATCAAATTCCGCACCTCGGATTATCTCGTTATTGCCGCCTATCAGATCGCAACTCAGGTATCACCCGATCAGTTTCAACCTACGGTGGAGCGAGCCAAATCATTTTATGACGGTATGAAAGCACAGCATCGCTTCCTTACTGGGCAGGATGACTACATTTTCGCTGCCATGTTAGCCCTTTCCGATCTCGACGTGCATACTGGTGTGGCACGAATGGAACAACTCTATGGGGAATTAAAACCAGAGTTCTCTTCCAGAAACAGTGTGCAGGCGTTAACACATATACTGGTTCTTGGAGAGGATACCCCGGATGCAGGGACTCGTGTGATTGCCTTAAATGAAGCTTTTCGTCAAAGGGATCTCCGAATGGATAAAACGTATACATTACCCTCTCTCGGGTTACTTTCTCTACTGCCTTCGGACAGAGACACATTAGTGGCTGAAGTCGCGGAAACAAATGACTGGTTACGGACTCAAAAAGGCTTCGGTGCCTGGTCGATCGATAAACAGGAGTTGCTTCTGTTCTCATCCGCGTTGATAGCCATTCAATATGTAGAGAATCTGCGAAACGGTATGCTAACGACAGCGATCTCGACCAGCATCACGAATATTATTATCGCTCAACAAGCAGCTATGACCGCAGCTGCCGCAGCATCAGCTGCTGCCGCTTCTTCATCATCTTCCAACTAA
- a CDS encoding phosphotransferase, protein MSIQPTALRSVLNPRYLESALSNQYDIGTWEECLFWLRGLNDTYRVRTSKGLYILRIYRTEISEADVQYELSLLARLKNVLTSAEHTDIGEYIEKKDHMGYTVLEAAEGKRVAVMFRYIEGTENNLEDEESCYAFGQSAAELHQAMDQVNVELPRYELDLKFLIEEPLERIIQYIGENHEAAAFLHTFATTLKERIVAISSQDLDFGLCHGDTHGNNNAFQQKQLFIHYDFEWAAKSWRAYDLAQVKIRKRQSGDSELKQRLWDALMKGYRSVRKFTDADEQAVDLFIIARRFWVMGLDVAFIESDMGALDYGEDWLNNFLEEFRDTRIVS, encoded by the coding sequence ATGTCCATTCAACCGACGGCTTTACGTTCAGTGCTCAATCCCAGGTACCTGGAGTCTGCATTGAGCAATCAGTATGACATTGGAACATGGGAAGAATGTTTGTTTTGGCTTAGAGGATTAAATGATACCTACCGGGTTCGCACTTCGAAGGGCTTGTATATTCTCCGTATCTACCGCACTGAAATTTCGGAGGCAGATGTTCAGTATGAGCTATCGTTATTAGCTCGACTGAAAAACGTTCTAACTTCTGCGGAACACACCGACATTGGAGAATACATCGAGAAGAAAGATCATATGGGATATACGGTGCTGGAGGCTGCGGAAGGCAAGCGGGTTGCTGTGATGTTTCGGTATATTGAGGGCACGGAGAACAACCTGGAGGATGAGGAGTCTTGTTACGCCTTTGGTCAATCTGCCGCTGAATTGCATCAGGCTATGGATCAGGTGAACGTGGAGCTGCCGCGATATGAGCTGGATCTGAAATTTCTCATCGAGGAACCCTTAGAGCGAATCATCCAGTATATCGGTGAGAACCATGAAGCAGCAGCATTTCTCCATACATTTGCCACAACGTTAAAAGAACGCATCGTTGCGATCTCCAGCCAAGACCTGGACTTTGGACTGTGTCATGGCGATACGCATGGGAATAACAATGCGTTTCAACAGAAGCAATTGTTTATCCATTATGACTTCGAGTGGGCTGCCAAAAGCTGGCGTGCTTACGATCTGGCTCAAGTGAAAATTAGGAAACGGCAGTCAGGTGATTCGGAGCTGAAACAAAGACTATGGGATGCATTGATGAAAGGATACCGGTCGGTTCGGAAGTTTACAGATGCAGATGAACAGGCAGTTGATCTCTTCATTATCGCTCGAAGGTTCTGGGTGATGGGTCTGGATGTTGCTTTTATCGAAAGTGATATGGGTGCGCTGGATTATGGTGAGGATTGGCTGAATAACTTTCTGGAAGAGTTCCGGGATACGAGGATTGTATCTTAG
- a CDS encoding metalloregulator ArsR/SmtB family transcription factor, with product MNQSIQQFKADFFKALAHPMRIQILELLSEGAKNVNELQSILGSEGSAVSQQLAVLRSKNVVQGIKEGTTVTYSLRDPLIKDLLAVTKQIFDNHLVDAISMLEDIRKES from the coding sequence ATGAATCAGAGCATACAACAGTTTAAAGCGGATTTTTTCAAAGCGTTGGCGCACCCGATGCGGATTCAGATTCTGGAGCTGCTGAGCGAAGGAGCCAAGAACGTGAATGAACTGCAAAGCATTCTGGGATCGGAAGGCTCTGCCGTTTCACAGCAGCTGGCTGTACTGCGCAGCAAAAATGTGGTTCAGGGAATCAAAGAAGGGACAACCGTCACATACTCGCTGCGTGATCCGCTGATTAAGGACCTGCTGGCAGTCACCAAACAGATTTTTGACAATCATCTGGTTGATGCCATTTCCATGCTGGAAGACATCCGTAAAGAGTCCTGA
- a CDS encoding glycoside hydrolase family 43 protein produces the protein MGTDWQCAGAPFAIKSSGAGHSQGIFAPTLRYHAGTFYMITTNVSHGGNFVVTATDPAGPWSDPYFIEGAEGIDPTIFFDEGKAYYLGTRPCSEGVRYNGNWEVWLRELDLTHMKLVGDSHVLWRGAMVDVIWPEGPHLYKIGEYYYLLIAEGGTGLNHAVTIARSSSLTEGYVGNPNNPIITHRHLGKHYPVINVGHADLVQAANGQWFMVMLASRPYGGSYSNLGRETFLASVDWEDGWPVVNQGRGILEEQGTLQLPTVHTAPPLRCDHFDNERLGLQWMFLRNPQENLYSLTERKGYLRLKLKPQTLKEKENSSFVCLRQRHMDYVAATAMEFVPGNAHETAGLVVIQNDQYHVRIERALAEDQQVLRVVTVIDGQDTHIAQTALDGEGSRVYIKLAAVGQQLSFYYSTDGSQYQPVAEQVDTSSLSTEVAGGFVGCCIGMFSSSNGTSSDQVADFDWFEYGSYHI, from the coding sequence TTGGGAACAGATTGGCAATGTGCTGGAGCGCCCTTCGCAATTAAATCTTCAGGGGCAGGCCATTCACAGGGGATATTTGCTCCAACGCTTCGGTATCATGCAGGCACCTTTTATATGATTACAACCAATGTATCGCATGGCGGCAATTTTGTTGTAACCGCTACCGATCCGGCTGGGCCATGGTCTGATCCTTATTTTATTGAAGGTGCAGAAGGCATCGATCCGACGATTTTCTTCGATGAGGGCAAAGCCTATTACCTTGGTACCCGTCCTTGCTCAGAAGGCGTCCGTTATAATGGCAATTGGGAAGTTTGGTTAAGAGAGCTTGATCTGACCCATATGAAGCTGGTAGGAGATAGTCATGTTCTGTGGCGCGGGGCGATGGTGGATGTGATCTGGCCGGAAGGGCCGCATTTGTACAAAATTGGTGAATATTATTATCTGTTGATTGCAGAAGGCGGAACGGGATTGAACCATGCGGTAACCATTGCACGCAGCAGCAGTCTTACCGAAGGTTACGTGGGAAATCCGAATAATCCAATCATTACACATCGTCATCTGGGCAAGCATTATCCGGTTATCAATGTAGGGCATGCCGATCTGGTACAGGCTGCGAATGGTCAATGGTTCATGGTTATGCTGGCATCCCGCCCGTATGGAGGGAGTTATAGCAACCTGGGCAGGGAGACCTTCCTGGCTTCCGTCGATTGGGAAGATGGATGGCCTGTGGTGAATCAGGGACGAGGTATACTGGAAGAGCAAGGAACCCTGCAACTGCCGACCGTACACACAGCGCCGCCGCTTCGCTGCGATCATTTTGACAATGAACGTTTGGGTCTGCAATGGATGTTCCTGCGTAACCCACAGGAGAACCTGTACTCTTTGACTGAGCGCAAGGGATATCTGCGATTGAAGCTGAAACCGCAAACATTGAAGGAAAAAGAGAATTCCAGCTTTGTCTGTCTACGACAGAGGCATATGGATTACGTGGCGGCTACAGCGATGGAATTTGTGCCGGGGAATGCACACGAAACGGCTGGTCTCGTCGTCATTCAGAACGATCAGTATCACGTACGGATTGAGCGTGCTCTGGCCGAGGATCAGCAAGTGCTGCGTGTGGTGACCGTTATAGATGGTCAAGATACGCACATTGCCCAAACCGCGCTGGATGGTGAAGGATCAAGAGTGTATATCAAACTGGCCGCGGTAGGTCAGCAACTCAGCTTCTACTACAGCACAGATGGAAGTCAGTATCAACCGGTTGCAGAACAGGTGGATACAAGCAGCTTGAGCACCGAAGTGGCTGGCGGATTTGTGGGCTGTTGTATCGGAATGTTTAGCAGCAGCAACGGGACTTCATCTGATCAGGTAGCTGACTTTGACTGGTTTGAATATGGTTCATATCATATTTAG
- a CDS encoding family 43 glycosylhydrolase: MKIANQSEQCTFNNPIMPGFYPDPSVCRVGEDFYLVTSTFAYFPGVPIFHSRDLVHWEQIGNVLERPSQLNLQGQAIHRGYLLQRFGIMQAPFI, from the coding sequence ATGAAAATTGCAAATCAAAGCGAACAATGCACGTTTAACAACCCAATTATGCCCGGGTTTTATCCAGATCCGTCCGTATGTCGGGTGGGTGAAGATTTCTATCTGGTGACATCGACATTTGCCTATTTTCCTGGCGTTCCGATCTTTCACAGTCGTGATCTTGTACATTGGGAACAGATTGGCAATGTGCTGGAGCGCCCTTCGCAATTAAATCTTCAGGGGCAGGCCATTCACAGGGGATATTTGCTCCAACGCTTCGGTATCATGCAGGCACCTTTTATATGA
- a CDS encoding extracellular solute-binding protein — protein sequence MDWLTGQTAKERIGVLIAGGEYPDFIDGSDGTQQLVAAGALVPLEDYIDKYPNIKNYLGEDWKKMKNTTDGHIYFIPQFGNIQGKSMKVSHDGEAFWIQKAVLEWDNYPTIKTLDQYFDLIERYKAAHPTVDGQPTIGFEIISYDWRYFALENPPLFMAGYPNEGAAIVDKETLTAKNYNTTPEAKAYFKKINEVYHQGLVDNETFTANYDQYISKISTGRVLGMVDQGWQFLDAEASLVKQKLYDKTYVPLSITLSEDVKGRYQNNPILNVNGGLAITKSCEDIEGALQYINDLLDPEMEVLRTWGQEGVDYQVDEKVCSPGMKSNVRIPKIRTGYWRIRGAHWSISRIMKV from the coding sequence ATGGACTGGCTTACGGGCCAAACAGCCAAAGAGCGAATTGGTGTACTCATTGCAGGCGGCGAATATCCAGATTTTATTGATGGAAGTGATGGTACTCAGCAACTGGTAGCAGCGGGGGCATTAGTACCGCTTGAGGATTACATCGATAAATATCCAAATATCAAAAATTATCTGGGCGAAGACTGGAAGAAGATGAAAAATACGACCGATGGACATATCTACTTCATTCCTCAATTCGGCAATATACAAGGAAAATCGATGAAAGTATCCCATGATGGAGAAGCGTTCTGGATTCAGAAGGCCGTACTCGAGTGGGATAATTATCCGACAATCAAAACACTTGACCAATACTTTGACTTGATTGAACGGTATAAAGCAGCTCATCCGACCGTGGATGGTCAGCCAACGATTGGATTTGAAATTATCTCCTATGACTGGCGTTATTTCGCACTGGAGAACCCTCCGCTCTTCATGGCTGGTTATCCGAACGAAGGCGCAGCCATCGTTGATAAGGAAACGCTGACGGCCAAAAACTACAATACCACTCCGGAAGCAAAGGCATATTTCAAGAAGATCAATGAGGTATATCATCAAGGCCTGGTCGATAACGAAACCTTTACAGCAAACTATGATCAATATATATCCAAAATTTCAACCGGACGTGTGCTGGGCATGGTGGATCAAGGATGGCAGTTCCTTGACGCCGAGGCATCACTCGTGAAGCAAAAATTGTATGACAAAACGTATGTACCGTTGTCCATTACACTCTCCGAGGATGTTAAAGGGCGCTATCAGAACAATCCAATCCTTAACGTAAATGGCGGCTTGGCCATTACTAAGAGCTGCGAGGATATCGAGGGGGCACTTCAATATATCAATGACTTGCTGGACCCTGAGATGGAGGTATTGAGAACCTGGGGACAGGAAGGCGTGGATTACCAAGTGGATGAAAAGGTGTGTTCTCCAGGAATGAAGAGCAACGTGCGAATTCCAAAGATCCGGACTGGGTACTGGCGAATACGGGGAGCCCATTGGTCTATTTCCCGCATCATGAAGGTATGA
- a CDS encoding response regulator, with protein sequence MINVLIVDDEPFIRQGLLLLIDWESYGFQISGQASNGMQAMECIRAEQPDLVISDIKMPEMDGMQLAQTLYEQYGGDIKLILLSGFYEFAYAKQAIKYQVNDYILKPIVKTELVQVLEEFRDAFRARTEEKRNQNKKDRMIMAQHMQSILLGVAEEDAVTSLQPHYQDASNLRCILIEVEADPEHETDWCAQVEAWVGKTLPGQVLKPFTGDKNAVLLIVTDLMVNREAVALEQYLTRLHTGLSQGQEAAIACYVGKEVYGLEALHESYQSCGIMKSLRFFTTCGPMYYFERMDTNLFIHRPGQIEKQLFDGLVRSIEEQQTDEIYSHAKTIFQYFLDERIEPGMVRIHLHYLAYNLLDLLNDDTVTPDSGLMESAFLKVNYAMLSMEENIDHLCEFSIMCAEKLKEQQKSNAMGVLAKIEAFIHEHYRENISLKLLGEQFYMNSAYLGQIFKKHYSISFSDYLNQLRVEEAARLLRRTDQRVYEIATMVGYRDSDYFISRFEKLMGRRLHNTVNVPMRGTLLIPHPVLLDGVAGYFFLAGTGISGIPTIVYPVERGMEA encoded by the coding sequence ATGATCAATGTGCTGATTGTAGATGATGAGCCATTTATTCGCCAAGGACTTCTTTTATTAATAGATTGGGAGTCTTACGGATTTCAGATTAGCGGTCAGGCTTCCAATGGTATGCAAGCCATGGAGTGCATACGTGCTGAGCAGCCCGATCTGGTCATTTCCGACATCAAGATGCCGGAAATGGACGGAATGCAGCTTGCCCAAACCTTGTACGAGCAATATGGCGGTGACATCAAGCTGATTCTCTTAAGTGGATTCTATGAGTTCGCATATGCCAAGCAGGCGATTAAATATCAGGTGAACGACTATATTCTCAAGCCTATTGTGAAGACCGAACTGGTTCAGGTGCTTGAGGAATTCAGAGACGCCTTTCGTGCACGGACGGAAGAGAAGCGAAATCAAAACAAAAAGGATCGCATGATTATGGCCCAGCATATGCAGTCGATATTGCTTGGGGTAGCGGAAGAGGATGCGGTTACGAGTTTGCAGCCGCACTATCAGGATGCCAGCAACCTGCGCTGCATCCTGATTGAGGTGGAAGCCGATCCGGAGCATGAAACGGATTGGTGCGCACAGGTTGAGGCATGGGTGGGCAAGACCCTTCCGGGACAAGTTCTGAAGCCGTTCACAGGTGATAAAAATGCGGTTCTGCTTATTGTTACGGACCTGATGGTGAACCGTGAGGCAGTGGCCTTGGAGCAATATTTAACCCGTTTACATACCGGGCTGAGCCAAGGCCAAGAGGCGGCTATTGCATGTTATGTCGGGAAGGAAGTGTATGGGCTGGAGGCGCTACACGAGTCTTATCAATCCTGCGGCATCATGAAAAGCTTACGTTTCTTCACCACATGCGGACCCATGTATTACTTTGAGCGTATGGATACAAACCTATTTATTCATCGGCCGGGACAGATCGAAAAACAGTTGTTCGACGGGTTAGTCAGGTCTATTGAGGAACAGCAGACGGATGAGATATACAGCCATGCCAAGACCATCTTTCAATATTTTCTGGATGAGCGAATCGAGCCTGGTATGGTCCGAATCCACTTGCATTATTTGGCATACAATTTGCTGGATCTCTTGAATGATGATACGGTCACTCCAGATTCCGGGCTGATGGAATCGGCTTTTCTGAAGGTGAATTACGCGATGTTATCCATGGAGGAAAACATTGATCATTTATGCGAGTTCTCGATCATGTGTGCTGAGAAATTGAAAGAGCAGCAAAAGTCGAATGCAATGGGCGTATTGGCCAAAATTGAGGCCTTCATTCACGAGCATTACAGAGAAAATATCAGCCTGAAATTGCTGGGAGAGCAGTTTTACATGAACAGCGCATATCTGGGACAGATTTTCAAAAAGCATTACTCGATCAGCTTCAGTGATTATTTGAATCAATTGCGTGTGGAGGAAGCCGCCAGGCTGTTGCGCAGAACAGATCAAAGAGTATACGAAATTGCAACAATGGTGGGATATCGGGATTCCGATTACTTTATCAGCCGGTTCGAGAAACTCATGGGGAGACGCCTGCACAATACCGTAAACGTGCCCATGCGGGGTACTCTCTTGATTCCACATCCTGTACTCCTTGACGGAGTGGCGGGATATTTTTTTTTAGCAGGTACTGGAATTAGTGGGATTCCAACTATAGTTTATCCCGTTGAGAGAGGCATGGAAGCATGA